CAGACCGTGCACCGTGTTCGGGCGGTCGACGGGGCCGCCGTCGCAGATGTTGTCGCCCGGGATGCAGTACTCCCGCGTCTTGGCCGTGTAGAGCGCCCCCACACGCATCGGGGGGACGCCGACCTCACGGAACCAGCGGTCGGCCGGAGCGCCGAAGGTGACGACACCGGCGACATGCGGCGCGATCGTCGGCGACAGCACGTTCGGCACCTCGGCCAGCACGGGCGCGATCATCGCGATCTGGTCGCTCACGGCATACGTGACCACCACGGCGCCCTGGGAGTATCCGCCGAGCACGATGCGCGTCCTCGGGCAGGTGTCGGCGATGAACCGCATCTGGTTCTGCGCGCTGCGCACACCGGCGGCCACCGACTTCAGGAACACGGTGCCCTTCTGGAACTGATCGCTGGCCTGGTAGTGCACCGGCGAGACCCGCACGTCCTTACCGGGGAACCGGGCTTGCAGCGAGCGATACATCGCCTGGCCGGTGGTACCGACCGGTGCACCCGCCTCGGCGGTGCCGCGGGCGAACAGCAGCTGAACGTCGGCGCAATCACGAGCCTGCGCCGCTCCCGCACCCATCGGCACGGCGAGGCCGAGCAGCAGTGCGAACGCGGAGAAGACGAGGAGCAGTCGTGCGGTCATGGCTGAATGGTAGGCGACGCAGCCGTCACCGTCGCATCGTGCGGGATGGCCGGGAGTTCTCCGGTGCCGGACGTGTCCGACTCCGCCTGCGCCTCCACGGTCTCCGTCCGGGCGAGCTCGGCGATCTGCTGGAAGACGCGCTTGGCGGCCTCCGACCACGGCATCACGATGGGGAAGACGTGGAACATGCCCGGCTCCTCCATCGCCATCAGCCGCACGCCGCCCTCGCGCAACTCCTCGACGAACACGCGGATCGCGTCGCGGAACATCTCGTCCTCGCCCCAGCACACGAAAGTCGGCGGGAACCACTCCGGGCGCGGCTTGGAGTACACGACCGAGACCCGGCCGTCGTTCGGCTGCACACCGCGGAGGTAGAAGGTGACCGGGATGTTCCAGGGCAGGATGTCCTTGTCGGCGTTGTCCATCACCGAATCCTGCGCGAGATCCAGGTCGACCTCGGGCGAGAACAGCGCGATCGCCTGCGGCTTGGGCATGTTCTGTTCGTGCAGGTGCACGATCAGCGAGGTGGTGAGGCCGCCGCCGCCCGAGTCACCGGCGACGATCAGCTTGTCGGGCGTGATGCCGCGGTCGATCAGGCCCTGGTAGGCGTCGGCGGCGTCGTACACGGCCGCGGGGAACGGGAACTCCGGGGCCATCCGGTAGTCGGGGATGAACACCTGGCAGCCGGTGATGCGGACGAGCGCCGCGGCGAACATGAGATACATGTTCGGCGTGGTGCCGAAGTAGCCGCCGCCGTGCAGGTAGAGGATGGTCCGGTCGTGGGCCTTGTGCTCGTCGTCGTTCGCGGCCACGGAGGCCTTCTCCCGGCACCAGATGCCCTGCTGACCACCGATGACGTCCGTCTCGATCTCGACGCCGCCGAAGTGGCCGACGACCGGCGGCAGGATGGCGCCGCAGATGGTGTCGAGGATCTTCTCCATCGAGCGGAAGTCCTCGATCGGCAGGCTCACCGAATAGCCGAGGAACGAGCGGATGGTCGCCCGGGTCACCGCCTGGCCGATGTTGTCGAGCAGGCCGCCGGGACCGGTGAGCGGGTGGTTGAACGGGACCCGCGCGAGCCCGTTGAGCATGTTGTCGGCCAGCCCGATCACCGTCAGCACGGTATCGGGGCCCGACGCGGTCTTGACGCCTTCGCGATCTGCCATCACCATCCGTCCAGCGTAAGGCACCGCGGAGGGGGTCCGAGCCCAGCGGCTCGGGGACGGCACGGATCAGCGGGTGTGGCGTGCGGTGAAGTCCGCGGCCTGCCCCGTCATACCGTTGACCGAGTAGAGGACGTGCAATCCATTCGGCTGTCCGACGCGGGCGCCGTCGCAGACCACGTCACCGGGAATGCAGTAGGTGGCGGTCGCCCCGCGCAGCGAGGTGGCCACCTTCATCGGCGGGGCGCCCAGTTCGCGGATCCAGGTGGCCGACGGCGGCGCGAACAGCACCACCGCCGAGACGTGCTTCAGGACGTCGGCGGGCAGGGGCGCCGGCGCCTGCGAGCGGTACTGCGCGTACTTGGCCGGGATGTCGATGCGGTCGGTCACCGAGTAGGTCGCGACCGCGCCGCCCTGCGAGTAGCCGCCGACGACGATGTCGGTGGCCGGGCACCGGCGGGCCGTGGCGCGGATCTGAGCCTGGGCGTTGTCGATGCCGCGGACGACGTTCCGGACGAAGCTCACCCGGTCGTTGAAATTGCTGCTCGCCGGATAGTCGACGGCGCTGACCCGGATGTCCTTGCGGGGCAGCCGGTTGCGCAGCGCGTTCTCGTACGACAACCCGGTGATCCCGACGGGCGCCCCGGTCTCGGCGGTCCCGCGCGCGAAGATCACCGCGATGTCCGGGCAGCCCGGTGCCGCGACGGCGGGGGCGGCGGTGCCGATCGCCACACCCGCGACGGCGGTGACGGTCGTGACCAGTACCAGGAGCATCCGCTTCAGCATGAAGCGAATGGTACGCCCCGAGGGGCCGTGGCCTGCGTCAGAGGAGGATCCAGAGGTAGGCGATCAATGCCAGGATCCAGAAGATCACCCAGGCCCACCCGAGGTAGATCGCGGCCGCGGCGAAGGTCCGGCCCTCGCGGCTGCCCGCGGTGGTCTCGCGACGTCCGCGGTAGCCGAGCCACAGACCGAAAGGCACGGTGATCAGCAAGAACCCGAGGCCCGAGCAGACGAAGCCGACGATCGCCGAGATGCTGAGCGGTCGCTTCTGGCCGGTCTGCGCGGTGGACGAGCCGGAACGGGGCGCCGATGTCGGTGCGGGTCGTGCCGGAGCGGGTGGGTTCACGGGTGCGGTCCTTCCTGCTGCTGCGGGCGGCGCCGCCGGGGCGATCGGAGTGGCGGCCTTGGCGGAGTCGGGTACCGCGGAATAGGCCAGCGGTGCGGCGTTGCGGGGCTCGGCGGCCGCGTCCACGCTCCCGAGCATGGCGGTGGGTTTGTCGGAGCCGGCGTGGGCGGGCGGTCGTTCCGAGCCGGGTGCGCCGGACGGCGCGGGCCCCGATGGTGTCGGTCCCGAGGGTGTCGGGCCAGACGGCGTCGATGCCGAGGGTGCTGGGCCTGACGGCGCCGAACCTGGCGAGGCCGGTCCCGAGGGTGCCGGACCTGACAGTGCCGGCCCCGAGGGGACCGGGCCTGACGTCGTCGATCCGGACGGTGCCGGGCCTGACCGTGCAGGTCCGGACGGCGCAGGTCCGGACGGCGCCGAATTGGAAGGTGCAGGTCCGGACGGCGCCGGACCGGAAGACAGCGGACCGGAGGGTGCCGGACCGGGCCGGGGCGGGCCACTCTGCGGCGGCTGTCCGCCGGGGGCGGCCGGGCGCGGGGCACCAGCGGGACCGCCGGGCGGAGGACCGGGGACCGGAGCCCCGGCGGGACGGGGCGGTGCGGGCGTCGAGGGCGGCACCGGGCCGCTTCGGGGAGCGGAAGGCGGGCCGGCCTGCGGCGCGGGACGACTCGGCGCACCTGTGGTGGGACCGGCCGGCGCGCTCGGTGCGGGACCGGATGCGGGCTGCGGCGCGGGCCGGACGGTGGTGGCCGCCGGATCGGCGACGGGAGTGGGCCCGGACACCGGCGCCGTATTCGGCTGGGGCCGGGGCGCCGCGTGTGCCGCTCGGTTCGGTCCGGAGGCCGGACCCGACGACGACTTCGCGGGCGCGTCGGTCACCTCCGGCATACCGCTGGCCGCGGGTGCCGGTCCGGGACGCTCCCGCGGTGCGGAAACCGGGCCGTTGCCGCCCTCCGGAACCGGGAGCGGGGACGGCGGCGGAGTCGTCGCGCCGGCGCCGCCGGGTACCGGATCAGCGGAGGTGTCGCGGGATTCGTCGGGAGCCACGTATACAAACTACCCGCTGGCACCGCCTGGTCAGTGTTACGGAAGTCCCTTCGTCACCATCGGATCCACCGATACCGCGCAGAAGACTTCTCCGATGCCGTCTAGAGGTCCTCGATGCGAGGCACCGACGCGGCGGCCGGGGGATGCTCGGTGCGGGCCCGGCGCAGGACCACCGCGACGGCGGCGAACAGGGCGAGCACGGCGGAGGCGGCGATTCCCGCGGCTTTGTACGACATGCCTCCACCCTGCCAGGCGGAATCTCCCGTCGCTAGCGGGACCCCGGAGGCCGCGCTCATGGTTGTATGGAGACCGTGAGTGACAAGAAGACCGCAACCCTGCACACCAACCGTGGCGACATCGTCGTCGAGCTGTTCGAGTTCCAGGCCCCTAAGACGGTGGCCAACTTCGTCGGCCTGGCCGACGGCACCAAGGACTACAGCACCGCCAACGCCCAGGGTGGCGACAGCGGGCCGTTCTACGACGGCTCGGTGTTCCACCGCGTGATCGACGGCTTCATGATCCAGGGCGGCGACCCGACCGGCACCGGTCGCGGCGGCCCGGGCTACAAGTTCGAGGACGAGTTCCACCCCGAGCTGCAGTTCGACCGCCCGTACCTGCTCGCGATGGCCAACGCCGGGCCGGGCACCAACGGCTCGCAGTTCTTCATCACCGTCGGCCCCACCCCGCACCTCAACCGCCGGCACACCATCTTCGGTGAGGTCGTCGACGCGGACTCTCGCGCCGTCGTCGATGCGATCGCGACCACCGCGACCGATCGCCAGGACCGCCCGCTCGACGAGGTCGTGATCGAGAGCGTCGAGATCAACTGACACCGGTGCAGCACGTCTGCTACCGACACCCCGACCGCCCCACCGCACTTTCCTGCACGCGGTGCGGGCGGTCGGCGTGTGCGGAGTGTCTACGGCCGGCCCCGGTCGGCCAGCACTGCGTCGACTGCGTGGCGCAGGACAGGGCCTCGGTTCGCGTCGATCCGGTGGCGCCGGTCAAGGACGCGACGGCCACGCCGTACGTCACCTACGGGCTGATCGCGGTCAACACGGTGGTGTTCCTGGCCTGCATCGCGCAGGCCGGCGCGGGCGCCCTGAGCGACCGGAGCGAGATGTGGCGCTCGTGGCTGATGCGCGAGGGCGTCCTGATCACCGGGTACGACGGCCACTGGAACGACGAGTACTGGCGCCTGCTCACCTCCGGCTTCCTGCACTGGTCGGTGATCCACATCGCCGTCAACATGCTGTCGCTGTACGTCGTCGGCCGCGACCTCGAGCGGTTCTTCGGCGGGGCGCGCTATCTGATGCTCTACGTGACGAGTCTGCTCGGCGGCAGCGCGGTGGTCACCGCGGTCCAGCACAGCGACTCACTCACCGCGGGCGCGTCGGGAGCGATCTACGGTCTGCTGGGGGCGCTGCTGGTGGTGGTCCTGCGGCTGAAGCTGCCGGTCGGCACGGTAGCCGGGGTGATCGTCCTGAACGTGGTGATCTCCTGGAGTCTGCCCGGGATCTCGCTGTGGGCGCACCTGGGTGGCCTGCTGTTCGGCGCGCTCGGCGCCGTGGCGATGATCTGGCTGCCCGTCGCGGTGCTGCCAGCGGGCCAGCGGACCGAGGCGAAGGTCAGCCGGGTCGGCTGGGCCGCGCTGATCGCGCTGTTCGTGGTCGCCGCGGCGATCGGCGTCGGTACCGGCGCCGTCCTGAGCGGCTGAAACGTCAGGCGTCGTCGACCGGCGGGGCGGTTCGACGGCGCGGCGCCGACCGATCGTCGAGCGTGAAGCCCGCCTCGGCGAGTTCGGCGGCGACGGTCCGCGGGCTGGTGCCCAGATCCCACTGACCGAAGACCAGCAGGCCGCCGTCGTGCAGCTCGATGAGCAGCTGCACCGAGCGGAACGCGAGGCGGCGGGTGCCCAGCAGCTCGAGCGATTCGACCTGGGCGGGGATCACCTCGCGCGTCCCGCGCAGGGTGCGCACCGTCAGCACCGGACCCGGTGCGAGGGTCAGGCGCGGACGGCGGATCAGTGCGACGGTCCCGGTGATGATGACCCCCAGCGCGGCGACCGCGAGGAGAACCAGCGCCGGCGGCTCCTGGTACGACGCGATCGCGGCGATCACCAGAGCTGTCCCCAGCCCGAGGAGGGCGATTCCCGCGGGCAGCGGCGTCGACCAGGTGCGATGGTGGACGGACGCGGAGTTATCCACAGGAGTTACCCACAGTGGGGATGAGTTACACACATGTGATTTCCACAGTGTGGATGAATGACACACATGTCATTCAGCGCCAGCCCATCGTCATCAACAGGCCGATGACACCGAGGCCGAAGCCGATCAGCAGGTTCCACTGACCGAGGTTGAACATCCAGTGCAGCCAGCCGCCGGGCTGAGCGACGGACCGGCTGTCGTTCGAGGCGGCCAGGTAGAACACCAGCAGCCAGACCAGACCTGCGAGCATGAAACCGAACATGAGGGCCTGGTAGGCGATGCCCGACGGGCCGGCCTTGACCTTCACCGGCGTGCGGCTCGCCGGGTTGATGGTGTAGTCGGTCTTCTTCCGCACCTTTGACTTAGGCATGTCTCTACGGTAACCCACGCGGAAAGAGGTGGCCGCAACCGATAACCTGGCTGCGTGCGCATTCTCGTCATCGACAACTACGACAGCTTCGTCTACAACCTGGTCCAGTACCTGGGTCAGCTGGGTGTCGACGCGGAGGTCTGGCGCAACGATGACGATCGGCTCGATCACGATCGCCTGCCGGCCGTCGTCGACGCCTACGACGGCATCCTGCTCTCGCCCGGTCCGGGCACCCCGCAGCGGGCCGGCGCGACGATGCCGATCATCCCGGTGGCCGCGGCCGCCGGCACCCCGCTGCTCGGGGTCTGCCTCGGTCACCAGGCCATCGGCGCGGCCTTCGGTGCCACCGTCGACCGGGCGCCGGAGCTGCTGCACGGTAAGACCTCGCTGGTCACGCACGACGGCCGCGGTGTCCTCACCGGACTGCCCGATCCGTTCGTCGCGACGCGCTACCACTCGCTGACGGTGCTGCCGGAGACGATTCCGGACGAGCTGGTGGTGACCGGGACCACCGATTCGGGGATCGTGATGGCCATGATGCATCGCGAGCTGCCGATTCACGGGGTGCAGTTCCATCCGGAGAGCGTGCTGACCCAGGGCGGGCATCGGATGCTCGCGAACTGGCTGCGGGTGTGCGGGCTCGAGGTTCCGGAGCAGCGCGTGGTCGTGCTCGAGGCCGAGGTGGCCGGGGCGCTGTCGCCGGGGTCGTAGTCCTGGTCGGGGGGTCGTTTCGACACGGTCTCGCCTGGCGGCTCGTCCGGCTCAACGAGCGACGTAGGTGTCCGGCTCAACGGGCGAGGTGGGGGTCCGGCTCAACGGGCGGCGTAGGTGCCCGGTTCAGCGAGCGCGACGTAGCGCCCGACTTAACGGGCGACGTAGGTGCCGTGCTCAACGAGCGACGTAGCGCCCGACTAACGCGATGTAGGTGCCCAGGTCAACGCGCGCCGTCCGTAGCAGCCCGTTGAGCCGCCGCCGAGCCCGCAAGGGCGAGGCGGGGTGTCGAAACGACCCCCCTGTCCGGGGAATTCTGTCAGTTCGGGAGCAGGCTCGCGCGGCCGACGGTCACCGAGATCGCGTCGTCCTTGCGCCAGCGAGCACCGGCGGGCGGGTCCTGCGACATGATCTTGCCGTCCTGGTTGGAAGCCAGGCCCACCGAGCGCGGCGTGGCGGTGACGGTCCCGCCGGTCCAGCCGGCGGCGGCCAGCGCCGCACGCGCCTGATCGAGCGTCTTGCCCTTCAGATCCGGCACCACGAACTGATTGCCGCGCGAGATGGTCACCTGCACCACGCTGCCGACCTTCACCGTCTGACCGGCGTTCGGTGAGGTGGACACCACCTGGCCGACGGGACGCTCGGAGTCGCCCTGCACGATGGACGGTTCCAGCCCGAGCTGCGCGAGCGTCGACTCGGCCTGCGCCTGCGTCTGGCCGACCAGATCGGGGACCGTCACCTCCTTCGGACCGGTGCCGATGTAGACGACGACGGTGGAGTTGATCGCGGTCTCGCTGCCGCTGCCCGGCTGGGTGCGCACCACCTTGTCCTTCAGGGCCGCGGTGGAGTCGGTCTTCTCGTCCTTGACCTCGGTGAAACCGAGTGCGGCGAGTGCGTCCTTGGCCTGCTTCAGCGTCTTGCCGCGCAGGTCGGGGATGGGATGCTTCTCCGGTCCGGACGACACGTACAGCGTCACCTCCGAGCCCTTGCGGGTCGGCACGTTGCTGCCCGGGGCGGTCCGGGTGGCGCTGCCCTCGGGGATGGTGGAGCTCGCCTCTTTCAGCTCCTTGACCCCGAAGCCGGCGTTCTCCAGATTGGTGCGGGCGGCGTGCGCGTCGAGGTTCTCCACGGTCGGCACCGGCACCAGCGGCGCCGACGACTTCCACGGGGCCCAGGTGAACAGCGTGATGCCCAGAATCAGCACGAGCACGACGGCGACCACGGCCTTCGCCCGGCGTCGTCGATAGAACGGCAGATCGTCGTCGAAGTCGTCGTCGCGGCGGTTCTCGTCGCGACGACGCCGGCCGGCGACCGCCAGGGTCGGGAAGTCGTCGTCGTCCGGCGCGTCGAGCAGCATCGGGGCCGACGGCTTACCGCCGGCCAGCACCTTGATCAGGTCGGAGCGGAACTCGGCCGAGGTCTGGTAGCGGTTGGCCGGGTTCTTGCTCATCGCCTTCATGACGACCGAGTCGAGTTCCGGGGTGATGTCCGGGTTCACCTGTGACGGCCGGCGCGGATCCTCGTGGACGTGCTGGTGGGCGACGGCGATCGGGGAGTCGCCGGTGAACGGGGGCTCGCCGGTGATGAGCTCGAACAGCACGCAGCCCATCGAATAAATGTCGCTGCGCGGATCGACCTTGATACCCCGGGCCTGCTCGGGCGACAGGTATTGCGCGGTACCCATCACCGCCGAGGTCTGGGTCATGGTGGCGCCGGTGTCGTCCATGGCGCGGGCGATACCGAAATCCATCACCTTGACCGCACCGTGATGGTCGATCATCACGTTGGCCGGCTTCATATCGCGGTGCACGATCCCGGCCCGATGCGAGAAGTCCATCGCCGCCGCGACGTCGGCCATCCACGTCATCGCCTGACGCTGGGCCACCGGCCCGTTGTTACGTAGCACGTCGCGCAGCGTCTCGCCGTCCACGTACTCCATCACGATGAACGGCAGCGGGCCGTCCGGGGTATCCGCCTCGCCGGTGTCGAAGACCTGCACGATGGTCGGATGGTTCAGCTTCGCGGCGTTCTGGGCCTCGCGCCGGAAGCGCAGGTAGAACATCGGATCCCGGGCCAAGTCTGGGCGCAGGATCTTGATCGCGACGTCGCGGTGCAGCAGCAGGTCGCGCGCGAACTGGACCTCGGACATACCGCCGAAGCCCAGGGCCTCACCCAGCTGATACCGGTCGGACAGCAGCTCGTCGTCGTTCATCGGCTATCCGCCGCCGAAGATGGGGGGCAGGGTCGGGAGCGGAATGCCCGGTCCGGGCTGGGCCGGACTGCTGGTGGTGGTCGGCTCCTGCGGCGTCGTCGTCTCGGTGGGCGTCGAGGTGTCGGTGTCCGTCGGCGTCGACGTGGTGGTCGTCGTGGTGGTCGTCGGCGACGGTGAACGGGTCGTCGTCCGGCGGGTGGGCGTCTCGGTCTCGGTCTCGGTCGAGATGGACGGCCGCACGGTGTTCTCGTTCCGGGTGGTGACACCCGGCGAGTCGATCACCCACTTCGCGAACAGGGCGATCGCGGCGATCAGCAGGACCGCGGCGACGCCGGCGAGCACCTTCTGGCCGGTGCTCCACCTGTCATCGGCCACCGGAGCGGGGACCGGCGCGGTCGGGCGGGGCCGCACCGGCGGGGCCGGGGGCGCTACGACCGGCGTGGAGACCGGACGGGTGGACGGTCGCGGACCGGCCGGGACGCCCCCGCGCGGGGCGGGCGGCCGGTGACCGGCGCGGACCGCGGCGACCGCCTCGGCGAACTCGCCGCCGGTGGCATACCGCTGCTGCGGGTCCTTGGCGAGGGTGATCATGATCAGCTCACGCACCGGCCCGGGCACCGAATCCGGCAGCGGCGGCGGCGGATCCTGGATGTGCTTCATCGCGACGGTGAGCGCACCGTCGCCGGTGAACGGCCGGATGCCGGTCAGCGCCTCATAGCCCACGACGCCCAGCGAGTACACGTCCGACGCGGCCGTGGCCTCACCGCCGGTCGCCTGCTCGGGCGAGATGTACTGGGCGGTGCCCATCACCATGCCGGTCTGCGTCACCGGCGCGGCGTCGACCGCCTTGGCGATGCCGAAGTCGGTGATCTTGACCTGGCCGGTCGGCGTGATGAGGATGTTGCCGGGCTTCACGTCCCGGTGCACCAGGCCCTGCGTGTGCGCGGCCTGCAGCGCCCAGCCGGTCTGCTCGAGCATGTCGAGCGTGTGGGCCAGCGAGAGCTGGCCGAGGCGGCTGATCACCGAGTTCAGCGGCTCACCGTCCACCAGCTCCATCACCAGATAGGCGAGCGGGTCGCCGCCGTTGCGGTCGGGTGTCTCGCCGTAGTCGAAGACGTTCGCGATGCCGGGGTCGTTGAGACGCGCGGTGGTCTGGGCCTCGGTCCGGAACCGCTGCAGGAACGTCGGATCGTTGGAGTACTCGGCCTTGAGGACCTTGACCGCGACGCGCCGGCCGAGCCGGGTGTCGAGGGCTTCCCACACCTGGCCCATGCCGCCGGTGGCGATCAGCCGGACCAATCGGTACCGGTCGGCGATGATGGTGCCGTTCTGCAGGCTCATCAGTGACCTCCCGTATAAGCATTCAACACTGCACGTCCAATCGGGGCGGCGATCAGGCCGCCGTAGGCGTCGGCACCGCCGGTACCGTTCTCCACCATCACTGCGACGGCGATATCGGATCCGGGCTTGAATCCGATGTACCAGGCGAAGGCGCTACCGGTCTCATTCGGATCGGTGGTGCCGGTCTTGCTGGCGATCCCCGCCTGAGCATTCCTGGTGTGCTGCTCGGACAGGACCATCATGTTGGTCAGTGTGGCAGCTTCTTCGGCGCTGAGCGGCCGACTGATCTGCGACGGCCGGGTGGCCGAGACGGTGCCGAGGTCGGCGGTCTGCAGCTTGTCGACCAGATACGGCCGCATCCGGATGCCGCCGTTGGCGACCACCGCCGCGTTCACCGCGTTCTGCAGCACGGTCAGTTTCACGTCGCGCTCACCGATCGACGACTGCGCCAGCGCCGCCTTGTCGTGGCCGATGTCGCCGATGGTCGACTTGGCGACCGACAGCGGGATGCCGGCCGGGCTCTCGCCGACGCCGAACTTGAGCGCGGTGTCGCTGAACTGGCTGAACGGGTCGCCCGGCAGCTTGTCGAGGATCAGATCGCCGAACGCGGCGTTGCACGAGTACTCGAACGCCTGCGTCAGGGTCACCGTGCGGGCCGAGGTGCCACCGCAGCGGGTCGGCGGGTTGCCGTCGTTCGGGAGGACCGCGGACGATCCGGGCAGCGGGAACGACGGGCTCGCGGTGAGCGCGACGTCCGGCTTCAGCCCGGCGTTCAGGGCCGTCGCGGTGGTGATCACCTTGAACGTCGAACCCGGCCGGTACAACTCGGCGATCGCCCGGTTGCGCAGCGGGGACGGCTCGGCCTGCAGCTGATCCCACGACGCCTTGGCGGCCGTGTAGTCCTGGGTGGCCATCAGGTTCGGGTCGTAGCTGGGCGTCGACGCCATCGCGAGGATCTTGCCGCTGCTGGGTTGCAGGGCGACGACCGCGCCGATGCACTTGCCGTTACACGAGCCCTCGACCAGCGAGCGGTACGCGGTGACCTGCAGTTTGGGCTCGATCGTCGTCTGGACGTTGCCGCCGCGCGGGTCGCGGCCGGAGAACATGTCCATGAAGTTCTGGGTGAACAGCCGGTCGTCGGTGCCGTCGAGGAAGTCGTTCTCGGCGTCCTCGAGCCCGTAGCCGGCCCCGAAATAGGGTCCATAGAAGCCGGTGACCGGCGCGAACGCCTGCACCGGCTTGGCCGGGTAGCGGCGCTGATACTTGTACTGGCCGTCGGACCGCACGGTCTCGGCCAGGACGTTGCCGTCCGCGTCGAGGATCAGCCCGCGCTGGCGCGAGTAGGCGTCGATCATGCTCCGCTTGTTGGCGCTGTTCGCGCGCAGCGACGGTGCGTGGATCACCTGAACCCACGTCAGGTTCGCGATCAGCGCCAGGATCATCACGACGACCGCGATGCCGACGCGCTGGATGGGTCGGTTCATCGGCGCGGCACCACCTGGGTGGGCATGGCGCCCACCGGCGCGGCCTGCTTCTTCGGGGCGTCGGGTTCGCGCGCGGCGTTGGAGACCCGGATCAGCAGGGCGATCAGGATGTAGTTGGCGAGCAGCGACGACCCGCCGTACGAGAGGAACGGCGAGGTGAGACCGGTCATCGGGATGAGCTT
The nucleotide sequence above comes from Gordonia sp. PP30. Encoded proteins:
- a CDS encoding serine/threonine-protein kinase → MSLQNGTIIADRYRLVRLIATGGMGQVWEALDTRLGRRVAVKVLKAEYSNDPTFLQRFRTEAQTTARLNDPGIANVFDYGETPDRNGGDPLAYLVMELVDGEPLNSVISRLGQLSLAHTLDMLEQTGWALQAAHTQGLVHRDVKPGNILITPTGQVKITDFGIAKAVDAAPVTQTGMVMGTAQYISPEQATGGEATAASDVYSLGVVGYEALTGIRPFTGDGALTVAMKHIQDPPPPLPDSVPGPVRELIMITLAKDPQQRYATGGEFAEAVAAVRAGHRPPAPRGGVPAGPRPSTRPVSTPVVAPPAPPVRPRPTAPVPAPVADDRWSTGQKVLAGVAAVLLIAAIALFAKWVIDSPGVTTRNENTVRPSISTETETETPTRRTTTRSPSPTTTTTTTTSTPTDTDTSTPTETTTPQEPTTTSSPAQPGPGIPLPTLPPIFGGG
- a CDS encoding penicillin-binding transpeptidase domain-containing protein → MNRPIQRVGIAVVVMILALIANLTWVQVIHAPSLRANSANKRSMIDAYSRQRGLILDADGNVLAETVRSDGQYKYQRRYPAKPVQAFAPVTGFYGPYFGAGYGLEDAENDFLDGTDDRLFTQNFMDMFSGRDPRGGNVQTTIEPKLQVTAYRSLVEGSCNGKCIGAVVALQPSSGKILAMASTPSYDPNLMATQDYTAAKASWDQLQAEPSPLRNRAIAELYRPGSTFKVITTATALNAGLKPDVALTASPSFPLPGSSAVLPNDGNPPTRCGGTSARTVTLTQAFEYSCNAAFGDLILDKLPGDPFSQFSDTALKFGVGESPAGIPLSVAKSTIGDIGHDKAALAQSSIGERDVKLTVLQNAVNAAVVANGGIRMRPYLVDKLQTADLGTVSATRPSQISRPLSAEEAATLTNMMVLSEQHTRNAQAGIASKTGTTDPNETGSAFAWYIGFKPGSDIAVAVMVENGTGGADAYGGLIAAPIGRAVLNAYTGGH